The following are encoded together in the Methylorubrum sp. B1-46 genome:
- a CDS encoding branched-chain amino acid aminotransferase, giving the protein MSVIPFDEREGTIWYDGVMVPWREAKIHVLSHGLHYGSSVFEGERAYGGRIFKSREHSERLRRSAQLLDFEIPYTVDQIEAAKAQVLATSGLQDAYLRPVAWRGSEMMGVAAQKNTIHLAIAAWEWPSYFDPATKMKGIRLDIADYRRPDPRTAPSTSKAAGLYMICTISKHRAENKGYADALMLDWEDNIAECTGANVFFIVDGVIHTPLADRFLNGITRQTVIELAKRRGIEVVERRIRPEEMTGFSECFITGSAAEVTPVSEIGPYRFTPGALTKALMDDYLAEVQPRAVAA; this is encoded by the coding sequence ATGTCCGTGATTCCCTTCGATGAGCGCGAAGGTACGATCTGGTACGACGGCGTCATGGTGCCGTGGCGCGAGGCGAAGATCCACGTGCTCAGCCACGGTCTCCACTACGGATCGTCGGTGTTCGAGGGCGAGCGGGCCTATGGCGGCCGCATCTTCAAGAGCCGCGAGCATTCCGAGCGCCTGCGCCGGTCGGCCCAGCTCCTCGATTTCGAGATCCCGTACACCGTCGATCAGATCGAGGCGGCCAAGGCCCAGGTGCTGGCGACCAGCGGCCTTCAGGACGCCTACCTGCGCCCCGTGGCGTGGCGCGGCTCGGAGATGATGGGCGTCGCGGCGCAGAAGAACACCATCCATCTCGCCATCGCCGCCTGGGAATGGCCGAGCTACTTCGATCCGGCGACCAAGATGAAGGGCATCCGCCTCGATATCGCCGATTACCGCCGGCCCGATCCGCGCACGGCGCCCTCCACCTCGAAGGCGGCGGGCCTCTACATGATCTGCACGATCTCGAAGCACCGCGCCGAGAACAAGGGCTATGCCGACGCCTTGATGCTCGATTGGGAAGACAACATCGCCGAATGCACCGGCGCCAACGTCTTTTTCATCGTCGACGGCGTGATCCACACGCCCCTGGCCGACCGCTTCCTCAACGGCATCACTCGCCAGACCGTGATCGAACTGGCCAAGCGCCGCGGGATCGAAGTCGTCGAGCGGCGCATCCGCCCCGAGGAGATGACGGGCTTCTCCGAGTGCTTCATCACCGGCTCCGCCGCTGAGGTGACGCCGGTCTCCGAGATCGGACCCTACCGCTTCACGCCGGGTGCGCTGACCAAGGCGCTGATGGACGACTATCT
- a CDS encoding MarR family winged helix-turn-helix transcriptional regulator gives MDRAMTSDADTAVKVSCETPRPACHATGGDSDDLIELLFFAYRDFVGDPDRILAQYGFGRAHHRVLHFVDRYPGLTIAELLDILRITKQSLNRVLKDLIDQGYVEQQTGTSDRRQRLLFCTPSGRALTADLTQVQVRRIVRALDAPAEEDDGGRGTRAASAQDFLLAMIEPTERAAIRRLMARRATGRA, from the coding sequence GTGGACCGTGCGATGACGTCAGACGCCGACACAGCGGTAAAGGTATCCTGTGAGACGCCTCGCCCGGCTTGCCATGCGACGGGCGGCGACAGCGACGACCTGATCGAGCTTCTGTTCTTCGCCTATCGCGATTTCGTCGGCGACCCCGACCGGATCCTGGCGCAGTACGGTTTCGGCCGCGCCCATCACCGGGTGCTGCACTTCGTCGATCGCTATCCCGGCCTCACCATCGCCGAACTCCTCGATATCCTGCGGATCACGAAGCAGAGCCTCAACCGGGTGCTGAAGGACTTGATCGATCAAGGCTATGTCGAGCAGCAGACCGGCACGAGCGACCGGCGTCAGCGGCTCCTGTTCTGCACCCCGTCCGGCCGCGCGCTGACAGCCGACCTGACTCAGGTCCAGGTGCGCCGGATCGTGCGGGCGCTCGATGCGCCGGCTGAGGAGGACGACGGCGGGCGCGGAACCCGTGCCGCCTCCGCCCAGGATTTTCTGCTGGCGATGATCGAACCGACGGAGCGTGCCGCGATCCGACGGCTGATGGCACGCCGCGCGACGGGGCGCGCCTGA
- a CDS encoding response regulator, whose protein sequence is MSVETAVKARPELPDHAPHILLVDDDRRVRELLSRFLSEQGFRVTAAANAAEARSRGQCFVFDALVLDVMMPGESGFDYARSVRETSRVPILMLTARSNPNDRVTGLEIGADDYLPKPFEPRELILRLNNIIRRHAAPETRASGDAAVSFGPFSFRADRGELRRENEPVKITEREREILTMLSQARGGNVERETLAGNGGLAAERTIDVQINRLRRKIEPDPANPSFLHTVRGVGYRLAID, encoded by the coding sequence ATGTCGGTCGAGACCGCCGTGAAGGCGCGCCCCGAGCTTCCGGACCATGCCCCCCACATCCTGCTCGTCGACGACGACCGGCGGGTGCGCGAACTCCTGTCCCGCTTCCTCTCCGAGCAGGGGTTCCGCGTCACGGCCGCCGCGAATGCGGCCGAGGCCCGCTCACGCGGCCAGTGCTTCGTGTTCGACGCCCTCGTGCTCGACGTGATGATGCCCGGAGAGAGCGGGTTCGACTATGCCCGTTCGGTGCGCGAGACCTCGCGGGTGCCGATCCTGATGCTGACCGCCCGCTCCAACCCGAACGACCGGGTGACGGGCCTGGAGATCGGCGCCGACGACTACCTGCCCAAGCCCTTCGAGCCGCGCGAGCTGATCCTGCGGCTCAACAACATCATCCGGCGCCACGCCGCCCCCGAGACGCGGGCCTCCGGCGACGCCGCGGTCAGCTTCGGACCCTTCAGTTTCCGCGCGGACCGCGGCGAGTTGCGCCGCGAGAACGAACCGGTGAAGATCACCGAGCGCGAGCGCGAGATCCTGACGATGCTGTCCCAGGCACGCGGCGGCAATGTCGAACGTGAGACGCTCGCGGGCAATGGCGGCTTGGCGGCCGAGCGCACCATCGACGTGCAGATCAACCGCCTGCGTCGTAAGATCGAGCCGGATCCGGCCAATCCGAGCTTCCTGCACACCGTTCGCGGCGTCGGCTACCGCCTCGCCATCGATTGA
- a CDS encoding ATP-binding protein, protein MAAPAGLSSGESRTDPRRTGALGGVFGRIRKLWRRISRAIGDALPKGLYARSLIIIIAPMVLLQSVIAYTFMERHWQLVTRRLSAAVTADIAALMDIYESYPQDKNAETLSRIAGERLNLDIDILKGAKLPSPGPRPFFSILDEVLSEEIRRQIRRPFWIDTVGRSNLIEIRVAIPEGVMRVTARRNQAYASNSHIFLLWMTGSSLVLLGVAILFLRNQIKPILRLSAVAEGFGKGREIEFKPRGAREVRQAGHAFIEMKRRIERAMEQRTAMLNGVSHDLRTIITRFKLSLALVEQTPEVEDLQRDVDEMSRMLEGYLAFARGDSAETAAETDMRILLEDLRSDVERLGAHVEAVEIEGSPLVTVRPDAMRRCLFNLAANAAHYADTVAISGKREHRAFLVAIDDDGPGIPVESREEVFKPFVRLDDARQDAGGSGLGLAIARDIARAHGGDVALHDSPLGGLRATVRIPA, encoded by the coding sequence ATGGCGGCCCCCGCCGGCCTCTCATCGGGCGAATCCAGGACCGACCCCCGCCGGACCGGCGCGCTCGGCGGAGTCTTCGGCCGGATCAGGAAGCTTTGGCGGCGCATCAGCCGGGCCATCGGCGATGCCTTGCCGAAGGGGCTCTACGCCCGCTCACTGATCATCATCATCGCGCCGATGGTGCTGCTCCAATCGGTGATCGCCTACACCTTCATGGAGCGGCACTGGCAACTGGTGACTCGCCGGCTCTCGGCGGCTGTGACCGCCGACATCGCCGCGCTGATGGACATCTACGAGTCCTATCCGCAGGACAAGAACGCTGAGACGCTCTCGCGCATCGCCGGCGAGCGGCTGAATCTCGACATCGACATCCTGAAGGGCGCCAAGCTGCCGAGTCCGGGGCCGCGGCCGTTCTTCTCGATCCTTGACGAGGTTTTGTCGGAAGAGATCCGCCGCCAGATCCGCCGCCCGTTCTGGATCGACACGGTGGGGCGCTCAAACCTCATCGAGATCCGCGTGGCGATCCCCGAGGGGGTGATGCGGGTCACGGCCCGGCGCAATCAGGCCTACGCCTCGAACTCGCACATCTTCCTGCTCTGGATGACCGGCTCCTCGCTGGTGCTGCTCGGCGTGGCGATCCTCTTCCTGCGCAACCAGATCAAGCCGATCCTGCGGCTCTCGGCGGTGGCGGAAGGGTTCGGCAAGGGCCGCGAGATCGAGTTCAAGCCCCGCGGGGCCCGCGAGGTCCGGCAGGCGGGCCATGCCTTCATCGAGATGAAGCGGCGCATCGAGCGCGCCATGGAGCAGCGCACGGCGATGCTCAACGGCGTGAGCCACGACCTGCGCACCATCATCACCCGCTTCAAACTCTCCCTCGCCCTGGTCGAGCAAACGCCTGAGGTCGAGGATCTCCAGCGTGACGTCGACGAGATGAGCCGGATGCTGGAGGGCTATCTCGCCTTCGCTCGCGGCGATTCGGCCGAGACCGCCGCCGAGACCGACATGAGGATTCTGCTGGAGGACCTGCGCAGCGACGTGGAGCGGCTCGGCGCCCATGTCGAGGCCGTCGAGATCGAGGGCAGCCCCCTCGTCACCGTGCGGCCGGACGCCATGCGCCGCTGCCTGTTCAACCTCGCCGCCAACGCCGCGCACTACGCCGACACGGTGGCGATCTCGGGCAAACGCGAGCACCGCGCCTTCCTCGTCGCGATCGACGACGACGGGCCCGGCATCCCGGTCGAGAGCCGTGAGGAGGTGTTCAAACCGTTCGTGCGGCTCGACGACGCGCGCCAGGATGCCGGCGGCTCGGGGCTCGGGCTCGCCATCGCCCGCGACATCGCCCGCGCCCATGGAGGCGACGTGGCGCTGCACGATAGCCCGCTCGGCGGCCTGCGGGCCACGGTGCGCATCCCAGCTTGA
- a CDS encoding pyridoxal phosphate-dependent aminotransferase: protein MLRIVPSFSRIGEENAFAVLARAGALAAQGRDIVNLGIGQPDFPTPAHIVEAGIKALRDGHHGYTPAVGIPPLREAVVRDFYRRHGVEVSPDAVMIVPGGKVTMFVAILMFGEPGAEILYPDPGFPIYRSMIEFTGATPVPVPIREANGFAFSAQETLSLITERTRLLIVNSPANPTGGVTPKIEVDALVEGLAAHPGIAVLSDEIYGTMTYDGQRHVSLLAYPEIRDRLIHLDGASKTYAMTGWRLGWSVWPKPLYDAARKLAVNSFSCVNAATQWAGVAALDGPQDCVAAMVAEFDRRRRLIVDGLNRLPNVSCVTPKGAFYAFPNIARTGWKAKALATALLDEAGVAVIGGPDFGVHGEGYLRLSYANSAENIALALERIGQFLSECPPA, encoded by the coding sequence ATGCTGCGGATCGTGCCTTCCTTTAGCCGGATCGGCGAGGAGAACGCCTTCGCGGTGCTCGCCCGTGCGGGCGCGCTCGCGGCGCAGGGCCGCGACATCGTCAATCTCGGCATCGGCCAGCCGGATTTTCCGACGCCGGCCCATATCGTCGAGGCCGGCATCAAGGCGTTGCGCGACGGCCATCACGGCTACACGCCGGCCGTCGGCATCCCGCCGCTCCGCGAAGCGGTGGTGCGGGACTTCTATCGCCGCCACGGCGTCGAGGTCTCGCCCGATGCGGTGATGATCGTGCCGGGCGGCAAGGTCACCATGTTCGTGGCGATCCTGATGTTCGGCGAACCCGGCGCTGAGATCCTCTATCCAGACCCTGGCTTTCCGATCTACCGCTCGATGATCGAGTTCACCGGCGCGACCCCGGTGCCGGTACCGATCCGCGAGGCCAACGGCTTCGCCTTCTCGGCGCAGGAAACGCTCTCGCTGATCACGGAGCGCACGCGCCTCCTGATCGTCAACTCGCCGGCCAACCCGACCGGCGGCGTCACGCCGAAGATCGAGGTCGATGCGCTCGTCGAAGGTCTCGCGGCCCATCCCGGCATCGCCGTTCTCTCGGACGAGATCTACGGCACCATGACCTATGACGGGCAGAGGCATGTCTCTCTGCTCGCCTATCCCGAGATCCGCGACCGGCTGATCCATCTCGACGGCGCCTCGAAAACCTACGCAATGACGGGCTGGCGGCTTGGCTGGTCGGTCTGGCCGAAACCCCTCTACGACGCCGCCCGCAAGCTCGCGGTGAACTCCTTCTCCTGCGTCAACGCCGCCACGCAATGGGCCGGTGTCGCCGCCCTCGACGGCCCTCAGGACTGCGTCGCGGCGATGGTCGCTGAATTCGACCGGCGCAGACGACTTATCGTGGACGGTCTGAACCGACTGCCGAACGTCTCCTGCGTCACACCGAAGGGCGCGTTCTACGCCTTCCCGAACATCGCTCGGACGGGATGGAAGGCGAAGGCACTGGCCACCGCGCTCCTTGACGAGGCAGGCGTCGCGGTGATCGGCGGACCGGATTTCGGTGTCCACGGCGAGGGGTATTTGCGCCTCTCCTACGCCAACTCCGCCGAGAACATCGCTCTTGCCCTGGAGCGGATAGGACAGTTCCTGTCCGAGTGCCCGCCCGCCTGA
- a CDS encoding DUF1236 domain-containing protein, whose product MKIKTLLAASAIALALPMAAQAQGTLRGAERGAEEGAAAAGPIGGIVGGAVGAATGTIGGILGVEDRPRFRSYVRERNVRSYDYDGRVVVGSTLPSSGVTYYDVPNEYNVTRGTRYTVVNDRPVLVDGRHRIIEVLD is encoded by the coding sequence ATGAAGATCAAGACCCTTCTCGCCGCCTCGGCCATTGCCCTTGCTCTGCCCATGGCGGCTCAGGCTCAAGGCACCCTGCGCGGTGCCGAGCGCGGTGCTGAGGAAGGCGCGGCGGCGGCTGGCCCAATCGGCGGGATCGTCGGCGGTGCAGTCGGCGCGGCCACCGGGACGATCGGCGGTATTCTCGGTGTCGAGGATCGCCCGCGCTTCCGTTCGTATGTTCGCGAGCGCAACGTTCGCTCCTACGACTATGACGGCCGCGTCGTCGTCGGCTCCACCCTGCCGTCCTCGGGCGTGACCTACTACGATGTCCCGAACGAGTACAACGTGACCCGCGGCACCCGCTACACGGTCGTCAACGACCGTCCGGTGCTGGTTGATGGCCGTCACCGCATCATCGAAGTGCTCGACTAA
- the mscL gene encoding large conductance mechanosensitive channel protein MscL, producing the protein MLEEFKKFALRGNVVDLAVGVIIGAAFGAIVNSLVQDVIMPIIGAITGGLDFSNYYIPLSSKVQAGMPYAEAKKVGAVIGYGQFLTLAVNFTIIAFVLFLVIRAMNALKSREEAKPKPEAEVPTEVKLLAEIRDLLATRRT; encoded by the coding sequence ATGCTGGAAGAGTTCAAGAAGTTCGCGTTGCGCGGCAACGTGGTCGATCTCGCCGTGGGCGTGATCATCGGCGCGGCGTTCGGCGCGATCGTCAACTCGCTGGTTCAGGACGTGATCATGCCGATCATTGGAGCGATCACCGGCGGCCTCGATTTCTCGAACTACTACATCCCGCTCTCGTCCAAGGTGCAGGCGGGCATGCCCTATGCCGAGGCGAAGAAGGTCGGCGCGGTGATCGGGTACGGCCAGTTCCTGACGCTGGCGGTCAACTTCACCATCATCGCCTTCGTGCTGTTCCTGGTGATCCGCGCCATGAACGCGCTGAAATCCCGTGAAGAGGCCAAGCCGAAGCCCGAGGCCGAAGTGCCGACTGAGGTGAAACTGCTCGCCGAGATCCGAGACCTGCTGGCAACGCGACGGACGTGA